Sequence from the Deinococcus radiotolerans genome:
AGGTTCGACTGTTCCTGTGCCCTTCATCTCGGCTGGGCAACTTGGGGCAGGCCACCCAGAACGTGGACCCCTGATCCACCTTGCCTCCTCCCCAGGCCCGTCCGCCTCCCCGTTCCGCCAGCCACCGCACGACGGCCAGCCCGATGCCTGTTCCCTCGTACACGCCTGTGGGGTGAAGGCGCCCGAACAGCTCGAAGGCCCTGTCCTTCTGCCGCTGGTTGAATCCCACGCCGTTGTCCTGCAGGCCAATCAGGTAATGCCCTTCCGTATCCTCGACGTGCCACTGCAGGCGGGTGACGTCCCGCGTTCGGGTGAACTTCAGGGCGTTGCTGACGTACTCCCGCAGGATGATCCGCAGGGCCCGACTGTCCCCCAGGACGGTGGGCAGCCGCGCCGGTGACCATTCCACGTTCCGACCGTCAAGCACGACCTCGAGGTCCCTTCTCACGTCCAACACGATGCGGTTCAGGTCAACTGGACCAGCCCGCAGCCGGAGTTGCCGGGCTTCAAGGTACTGCTCCAGCGACTCCATCAGCCCAAACGCGGCGCGCAGCACAGCTTGCGAGGTCTCCAGGTGCGCGAAAGTCACGCCTGCTGCCTCCACTTCAGTCTGGTGAAGACTCAGCGCGTTCCTCAACTGGGTCAGCTGGCGGTTCAGGTGCACCTGGGTGGCCTGAACGACTTCCTGCATCTCCTGCGCCTGACGCCGATTCCTGACCTCGTGTTCCTGAACAGCCCGTTGGAGTGACTCCACCTGATCCAGCAGTTGCACGTGCGCCTGTTTCAGGCTCGTTACGGCAGTCACGATCATCTGGCAGACGGGCGGTTCGTCCTCCGCACTTGTACGCTGGACGGCCGCGAAGACGGAATGCGCGGTTCCGTTGGCGTCAAGCAGCGTCAGTTCATCTTCAGCGCGAGCCCCACTGGCAAACGCCCGATTGAGCAGCGCTGTGAACGTGGCTTGCGACGAGGGTGCCAGCACGGTGCCCAGCCGGTGACCGGTCAGGCTGGCGGCCGATCGGCCCAGGATGACGCTCGCCTGGAGGTTGGCCTCCAGGACACGGCCCTCGGGCGTCAGGGTGAAGGCGGCCTGTGGACTGTGGGTAAAGAGGCGCCGGGCCTGGCGCGCTTCGCCCTGGGCAGCATGAAGCTGATTTTTCAGGAGCTGAATCTCAGTCTGCTGCTCGTGGGACGGCTCGGCTGCACGCTCCACCGTTGACAGAAGATCGTCAGTTTGACTCATGCAACCTCCAGGTCTGCCGATGAGTGAGGAAGCGGGCTGGGGAACGAAGATTTCTTGAATGGACCGCTGATGGTCAGCGGCTGGCCATGCCGCCCTGTCTGGCCTCCGGCTCCACTGTCGGTGAAATTTCATGGGCTTGG
This genomic interval carries:
- a CDS encoding sensor histidine kinase, translated to MTFAHLETSQAVLRAAFGLMESLEQYLEARQLRLRAGPVDLNRIVLDVRRDLEVVLDGRNVEWSPARLPTVLGDSRALRIILREYVSNALKFTRTRDVTRLQWHVEDTEGHYLIGLQDNGVGFNQRQKDRAFELFGRLHPTGVYEGTGIGLAVVRWLAERGGGRAWGGGKVDQGSTFWVACPKLPSRDEGHRNSRT